Within the Alphaproteobacteria bacterium CG11_big_fil_rev_8_21_14_0_20_39_49 genome, the region TTTACCTCTGCTGGAGCAAAAAAAACAAGGTATGCCACTTAAAGAGTGCACTTACATCTGGGATAAATCTCATAAGGAACAATATTATGGATAACACACTGTTATGGCTGGCGGCAATGGTCTATGTATTTGTAGTTTGGAAGGCTACGCCAAAGAAAATTGAAGCGACACAGTTTTTCTCAGGTCAGTCCTCAAAGAATTCTGACCCTGCTTTTTGGTTGGTGGTGGCCAGTGCTGCAATTACTTGGATATTTGCCAAATCAATCGTAAATGCTGCGAATCTGACTTATGCTTTTGGCATCTGGGGAGGCATTGGTTACGCTACATATTACCTAAGTTTCTTTGTAGCAGCGATTGCAATTTATTTCATAAGGGTGCGGGGTGGTCATACTTCCTTATCGGGATTTCTTATCCATAAATATGGAGTTTTTGCTGCTAAGCTTTTTTTGATAGCTATTGCTATTCGGCTTTATAATGAAGTGTGGTCTAATACTAAAGTAGTGGGTTTGTTTTTTGGAGATGAAGGAAGCGCTGGTTATTGGACCGCCGCTACACTGTTTACACTCTTTACCGTTGCTTATAGTCACCGATCCGGTTTAAGGGGTAGCCTTCTGACGGATGGCGTTCAAATGCTGTTGGCAGGCTTTTTGCTCGCGGTTATTTTGCTTGCAATATTCCCTACCGTTTCGGGACAATGGCCGCAGGTTAGCCCAGCAGAAAGCGCAGCCGGTGTTACGTTTGTTTTTCTAGCGCTAACACAGGTGCTAAGCTATCCGTTTCATGATCCAGTGCTCACTGATCGTGCGTTTTTACTGTCACCAAAACGCATGCTGAAAGCATTTGTTATTGCAGGCGTAATTGCAGGTGGCTTTATTTTGCTGTTTGGTTTGGTAGGCATGCATGGCCGCGCCGTTGGTTTTGAAGGGCAGAATGTTACGATGAGTGTGGCTACTTCACTGGGGTTGCCACTATTGCTCGTATTTAATGTGCTTATGTTAACCAGCGCTGGCTCTACACTTGATTCGACCTTTGCATCCACCGCCAAGCTCTCCGCAAAGGACTGGAAGGAAAATAAAGATGATAACAGTGCAGTTCTAACTGGCAGAAAGGCTATTATCTGGATTGCCGTATTAGGCAACCTCCCTTTATTGAGTGTTTATTTTGGGGACAGTATTGGCCCCGCTGTTATCAAAGCAACAACTATCAGCGGTACGATGGTTATGGGACTTGCTCCAATTTTTCTTTTAAGCTTCCTTCCGGCCAGACGCAGTAGTTTCCATCTGACTTTCTGGCCGGGAATATTATTCGGTGTATTGCTAGCTTTTATGCCAGAGGTTTTTCCAGAAAGTTGGCAGATGGGCGAAGGTAAGTACGCATTGTCTCTTGGTGTCAATATCTATGGCCTACTCATCTGTACATTTGGGTACATTGTTGGATGTGGATTTAATAAAAAACCTTAATAAAGGCATAAAACTATGAATAATAAAATAATAAAAATCGGATTGCTTATCCTGTTGGCCTCAGCCATCGCAGCCTTCTTTGCCTTGGATTTAGGGCAATATGCGACGTTAGATTACGTCAAAGGGCAGCAGCAAAGTTTGCTTGAATATTATGAGAAGAACACAGCTCTGGTACTGGCTATCTTCGGGCTTACCTACGTTCTGGTAACGGCGTTGTCTCTACCTGCTGCCGCTGCGCTTACCTTGCTGGGTGGTGCTTTATTCGGATTGCCTGTAGGGTTGGTGATAGTGTCGTTTGCCAGCACTATCGGCGCAACACTGGCCTTTCTGATGGCACGGTTTCTGGCGCGTGATTATGTGCAGAAAAACTACGCTAAGCAACTATCCAAAATTAACGCAGGCTTTGAGCGTGAAGGCGCATTTTATCTGTTCGCCATGCGTCTGGTTCCGGCATTTCCGTTCTTCATGATTAACGTCGTCATGGCGCTGATGCCGATTAAAACCTGGACGTTCTATTGGGTAAGTCAGCTTGGTATGCTGCCGGGCACAGCGGTTTATGTTTATGCAGGCACGCAACTGGCGCAGATTGAGTCTTTTTCCGATATTGCCTCGCCCTCATTATTAATCGCTTTTGCGTTGCTGGGATTATTTCCACTGATTGCCAAAAAGCTGGTTCAATTTATGCGCAAGGAGAAAATCCATGAGTAAATATGATTACAACATTATCGTTATCGGTGGAGGTTCTGCCGGATTGGTGTCAAGCTATATCGCAGCGGCAGTCAAAGCCAAGGTTGCTCTCATTGAGAAACATAAAATGGGCGGCGATTGCCTAAATACCGGCTGTGTGCCAAGCAAGGCATTGCTACGTTCTGCCAAAATACTCTCCTATGCAAAACGTGCCAAAGAATTTGGCTTTAAAAAAGCGGAGATAGAGTTTGATTTTAAAGATGTAATGCAGCGTGTGCAGAACGTCATTAAAGCAATTGAGCCGCATGATTCACGGGAGCGTTACACTAAACTAGGTGTGGATTGCATCGAAGGTGCAGCAAAAATCACCTCGCCGCATAGCGTGGAAGTAAACGGCAAAACACTTACCGCCCGTTCTATTATTGTTGCTACCGGCGCAAGACCGATGGTTCCGCCTATTCCTGGGCTTGATAAAATAGATTATCTTACCAGCGATAATGTTTGGGATTTAAAAGAACTGCCTTCAAGGCTGGTGGTGCTAGGCGGTGGTCCTATCGGCTCTGAAATATCGCAGGCTTTTGCGAGGTTAGGTGCAGAAGTTACATTAGTAGAAATGGCTCCACAAA harbors:
- a CDS encoding Na+/proline symporter, producing MMDNTLLWLAAMVYVFVVWKATPKKIEATQFFSGQSSKNSDPAFWLVVASAAITWIFAKSIVNAANLTYAFGIWGGIGYATYYLSFFVAAIAIYFIRVRGGHTSLSGFLIHKYGVFAAKLFLIAIAIRLYNEVWSNTKVVGLFFGDEGSAGYWTAATLFTLFTVAYSHRSGLRGSLLTDGVQMLLAGFLLAVILLAIFPTVSGQWPQVSPAESAAGVTFVFLALTQVLSYPFHDPVLTDRAFLLSPKRMLKAFVIAGVIAGGFILLFGLVGMHGRAVGFEGQNVTMSVATSLGLPLLLVFNVLMLTSAGSTLDSTFASTAKLSAKDWKENKDDNSAVLTGRKAIIWIAVLGNLPLLSVYFGDSIGPAVIKATTISGTMVMGLAPIFLLSFLPARRSSFHLTFWPGILFGVLLAFMPEVFPESWQMGEGKYALSLGVNIYGLLICTFGYIVGCGFNKKP